In a genomic window of Phycisphaerae bacterium:
- a CDS encoding glycosyltransferase: MKVLHLINSDGPAGGGGGMSALRLHQSLLKCGAQSVMLCRRTFTGVPEVHAFDRLKHLDQITYLLTSPLGLGDLHRLSSFLLLRDPRFRDADVVHLHGLHGGDWYVNYLVLPRLTRAKPTILTIRDMWCLTGHCAVNYDCDRWKTGCGRCPHLDAPPSTKRDTTRLQWRLKNRVYRRSDLTVVSLCSWYTERARQSMLSRFPIHQIPNGVDTDVFEPIDRTLCRRLLGLPLDKQIVLYAARDLSEHNKGPDLLRRALAGLPDDLKARTVLLLAGHRGHSIAQGCPVPCIDMGFISGDRFRAVACAAADLFVSPTRLEAFGQVILESLACGVPVVSFRVGGVPDLVRPGHTGYLAEPEDPDDLRDGIVQLLRDHDLRRTLGENARCMAQTEFSTDLEAERYWNLYRTVLETRQSSKGGRT, encoded by the coding sequence ATGAAAGTCCTGCATCTGATCAACAGCGATGGACCGGCCGGCGGAGGAGGAGGGATGTCCGCCCTGCGCCTCCATCAGAGCCTCCTCAAATGCGGCGCCCAATCCGTGATGCTCTGCCGCCGCACCTTCACCGGCGTGCCCGAAGTTCACGCCTTCGATCGACTCAAACATCTCGACCAGATCACCTACCTGTTGACCTCGCCTCTGGGCCTTGGGGATCTCCACCGGCTCAGTTCGTTCCTGCTTCTCCGAGACCCGCGATTCCGGGACGCCGACGTGGTCCACCTCCACGGGCTTCACGGCGGCGACTGGTACGTCAACTACCTCGTCCTGCCTCGCCTGACCCGCGCCAAACCCACCATCCTGACCATCCGCGACATGTGGTGCCTCACCGGACACTGTGCCGTCAACTACGATTGCGATCGCTGGAAAACCGGTTGCGGAAGATGCCCGCACCTGGACGCGCCGCCTTCCACCAAACGGGACACGACGCGCCTCCAGTGGCGGCTCAAGAACCGCGTCTACCGCCGATCCGACCTCACCGTCGTTTCGCTCTGCTCGTGGTATACCGAGCGGGCCCGCCAGAGCATGCTCAGCCGTTTTCCCATCCACCAGATTCCCAACGGCGTGGATACCGACGTCTTCGAGCCCATCGACCGGACCCTCTGCCGCCGGCTGCTCGGACTGCCCCTCGACAAGCAGATCGTCCTCTACGCCGCCCGAGATCTGAGCGAACACAACAAAGGACCCGATCTGCTCAGGCGGGCCCTCGCCGGTTTGCCCGACGACCTGAAGGCCCGGACCGTCCTGCTGCTGGCCGGCCATCGGGGCCACAGCATCGCCCAGGGCTGCCCCGTGCCCTGCATCGATATGGGCTTCATCTCCGGCGACCGCTTTCGCGCCGTCGCCTGCGCCGCCGCCGACCTGTTCGTGTCGCCCACCCGCCTCGAAGCCTTCGGCCAGGTCATTCTCGAATCGCTTGCCTGCGGCGTGCCCGTCGTCTCATTCCGCGTCGGCGGCGTGCCCGATCTGGTGCGGCCGGGCCATACCGGCTATCTGGCCGAGCCCGAGGACCCCGACGACCTGCGGGACGGGATCGTTCAACTGCTCCGCGACCACGACCTGCGCCGCACACTTGGCGAAAACGCGCGATGCATGGCCCAAACCGAATTCTCGACCGACCTTGAGGCCGAACGCTACTGGAATCTCTATAGGACTGTCTTGGAAACCCGCCAATCCTCCAAAGGCGGACGGACATGA
- a CDS encoding oligosaccharide flippase family protein, producing MKERVEISKRLTAINSASSLGARILNVSVLVWMNQYLLAHISDAEYSLYPVLISVIAFAPLLTMILTSGLGRYTVEAYARGDEDRVRQIVSTMFPLLLAAGLVLLTGGCTFAWYVDRVLSIPPERLWDARIMMALLVLSLAARLPAAPFSVGMYIRQKFVIWNSIDVVAELFRLALLLVLLLGVSPRIIWVVVAEVTAQLVRLFVRLAVSRRLVPALRFSFHDIRWSAARQVTGFGAWNFVMGVADMIRSAADPIILNKLAMPFDVVVFHLGSIPLRQIKEGAGIVRHPLQPAITAMHAIGSNKRLRNAYLRGGRLALWVSMCMVAPLIVYRFELFTLYVGSEYRVAGTVMLLLLMLFPVQFGNLMMSEVAHARGQLRGWSLRLLVMHLVNLGLTFYLVGVRGMGAVGSGLATFLVLTIGDPILNWPLGFKLAGVDLRSWLRRTYWPGMMPALASLPVWFILRYIFQPDTWASLGLCTGLGFLFYMAVTIAFAFQPEDRADMQAVAAKVFSIFKRSVSSAKI from the coding sequence ATGAAAGAACGCGTCGAAATCAGCAAACGCCTCACCGCCATCAACTCGGCCAGCTCGCTGGGGGCCCGAATTCTGAATGTCTCGGTTCTGGTCTGGATGAACCAGTACCTGCTGGCGCACATCAGCGATGCCGAATACAGCCTCTATCCGGTCCTGATCTCGGTCATCGCCTTCGCTCCGCTGTTGACCATGATCCTGACCAGCGGCCTGGGACGCTACACCGTCGAGGCCTACGCCCGCGGCGACGAAGACCGGGTCCGCCAGATCGTCTCGACCATGTTCCCTCTGCTCCTGGCCGCGGGCCTCGTGCTGCTGACCGGCGGCTGCACCTTCGCCTGGTATGTCGATCGTGTCCTGAGCATCCCTCCCGAACGGCTCTGGGACGCCCGAATCATGATGGCCCTGCTGGTGCTCTCCCTGGCCGCCCGGCTGCCCGCGGCTCCGTTCAGCGTCGGCATGTACATCCGGCAGAAGTTCGTGATCTGGAATAGCATCGACGTCGTCGCCGAACTCTTTCGCCTGGCCCTGCTGCTGGTGCTCCTCCTGGGCGTCAGCCCACGGATCATCTGGGTGGTGGTGGCCGAGGTCACCGCTCAACTGGTCCGCCTCTTCGTCCGCCTCGCCGTCTCCCGCCGGCTCGTTCCCGCCCTGCGGTTTTCCTTCCACGACATCCGATGGTCGGCCGCCCGGCAGGTCACCGGGTTTGGCGCGTGGAACTTCGTGATGGGCGTGGCCGACATGATCCGTTCGGCCGCTGATCCAATCATCCTCAACAAGCTGGCCATGCCCTTCGATGTGGTCGTCTTCCATCTCGGCTCCATCCCGCTTCGCCAGATCAAGGAAGGCGCCGGCATCGTCCGGCACCCGCTTCAGCCGGCCATCACCGCCATGCATGCCATCGGCAGCAACAAGCGGCTCCGCAACGCCTACCTGCGGGGCGGACGACTGGCCCTCTGGGTCTCGATGTGCATGGTTGCGCCGCTGATCGTCTACCGCTTCGAGCTGTTTACCCTCTATGTCGGCTCCGAATACCGTGTGGCCGGCACGGTCATGCTCCTGCTCCTGATGCTCTTTCCGGTCCAGTTCGGCAATCTCATGATGTCCGAAGTGGCCCACGCCCGCGGCCAGCTCCGCGGCTGGTCGCTGCGCCTGCTCGTCATGCACCTGGTGAATCTGGGCCTGACCTTCTATCTGGTCGGCGTCCGCGGCATGGGCGCCGTCGGCTCCGGCCTCGCCACCTTCCTGGTCCTGACCATCGGGGATCCGATCCTCAACTGGCCCTTGGGATTCAAGCTGGCCGGGGTCGACCTGCGAAGCTGGCTTCGCCGCACCTACTGGCCCGGCATGATGCCGGCCCTGGCGTCCCTGCCCGTCTGGTTCATTCTCCGTTACATCTTTCAACCGGATACCTGGGCAAGCCTCGGCCTGTGCACCGGCCTCGGGTTCCTCTTCTACATGGCCGTCACCATCGCCTTTGCATTCCAGCCGGAAGACCGGGCCGATATGCAGGCCGTCGCGGCCAAGGTGTTTTCCATCTTTAAACGCTCCGTCTCTTCTGCTAAAATATAG
- the rfbF gene encoding glucose-1-phosphate cytidylyltransferase, which yields MKVVILAGGFGSRLSEETVLKPKPMVEIGGKPILWHIMNIYSTAGFSEFIIALGYKGEYIKDYFLNFNTLNNDISVNTATGNLAVHSHKQPDWNVHLVDTGLHTQTGGRLGRLRKWLQDEQTFMFTYGDGVADIDLRNLLAFHRAHGKLATVTAVLPPARFGRIGFRSDLVAEFMEKSPDSDGWINGGYFVLERQVLDYIEDDQCVWERGPLVQLARDEQLVGYRHPGFWSCMDTIRERSYLEELWDSGNAAWKIWDD from the coding sequence ATGAAGGTGGTCATTCTGGCGGGTGGATTCGGCTCCCGCCTTTCAGAAGAAACCGTGCTGAAGCCCAAGCCCATGGTCGAGATCGGCGGCAAGCCGATCCTCTGGCACATCATGAACATCTATTCCACCGCCGGTTTCAGCGAGTTCATCATCGCCCTCGGCTACAAGGGCGAGTACATCAAGGATTACTTTCTGAACTTCAACACCCTCAACAACGATATCTCCGTAAACACCGCCACCGGAAACCTGGCGGTCCACAGCCACAAACAGCCCGACTGGAACGTCCATCTCGTCGACACCGGCCTGCACACTCAGACCGGTGGACGACTCGGACGCCTTCGCAAGTGGCTCCAAGACGAGCAGACCTTCATGTTCACCTACGGCGACGGCGTGGCTGACATCGACCTGCGAAATCTGCTCGCCTTCCACCGGGCCCACGGAAAGCTCGCCACCGTCACCGCCGTCCTGCCTCCCGCCCGTTTCGGGCGGATCGGCTTCCGCAGCGACCTGGTCGCCGAATTCATGGAGAAATCTCCGGACTCCGACGGCTGGATCAACGGCGGATACTTCGTGCTCGAGCGACAGGTGCTCGACTATATCGAGGATGACCAGTGCGTCTGGGAGCGAGGACCGCTCGTCCAACTAGCCCGCGATGAGCAGCTCGTCGGCTACCGCCATCCGGGCTTCTGGTCCTGCATGGACACCATCCGCGAACGCAGCTATCTCGAAGAACTCTGGGACAGCGGCAACGCCGCCTGGAAGATCTGGGACGACTGA
- the rfbC gene encoding dTDP-4-dehydrorhamnose 3,5-epimerase, producing the protein MKFIETNFQGLFIIEIEPHADTRGCFARVWCQDEFRRHGLETRVVQCNLAYNHRRGTLRGMHFQAPPHEEIKIVRCVRGAVYDVAVDLRPSSRTYLQWLAVELTADNRRCLYLPAGFAHGYQTIVDEAEIFYQVSEAYHPQAERGVRWDDPIFSIHWPTVGHRIISEKDLAWPDFEPQPPAGRTPVGGKS; encoded by the coding sequence ATGAAGTTCATCGAAACCAATTTTCAGGGCCTCTTCATCATCGAGATCGAGCCGCACGCCGACACGCGAGGCTGCTTCGCCCGCGTCTGGTGCCAGGACGAGTTTCGCCGGCACGGACTTGAAACCCGCGTCGTCCAGTGCAACCTGGCCTATAACCACCGTCGCGGCACGCTTCGCGGCATGCACTTCCAGGCCCCGCCGCACGAGGAAATCAAGATCGTCCGCTGCGTCCGAGGGGCGGTCTATGACGTTGCGGTGGACCTGCGGCCCAGTTCCCGAACCTATCTTCAGTGGTTGGCTGTCGAACTGACCGCCGACAACCGCCGATGCCTCTACCTGCCCGCCGGTTTCGCCCATGGCTACCAGACCATCGTTGACGAAGCCGAGATATTCTATCAGGTCTCCGAGGCTTACCATCCACAAGCCGAACGCGGCGTCCGGTGGGACGATCCGATCTTCAGCATTCACTGGCCGACCGTCGGCCACCGCATCATCTCCGAAAAGGATCTCGCCTGGCCCGACTTCGAACCGCAACCCCCAGCGGGTCGGACGCCGGTGGGGGGGAAATCATGA
- a CDS encoding NAD(P)-dependent oxidoreductase yields the protein MIIVDRALQERERSGSPIRVGMVGAGFMARGIAYQIIRHTPGMRLAAIANRTLANAAHAFTQAGRHDVRTVDSLSQLHDAIAHDVPAVTADSSLLCRAEPIDAIIEVTGDVEHGARVALQAFEHKKHLILMNAELDATLGPILKTRADQAGVVLTDADGDQPGVIMNLYRFVRSIGYRPVLAGNIKGLQDPYRTPETQKAFAEKHGQKPAMVTSFADGTKISMEMAVVANATGLRCGKRGMYGPRAAHVNDAPRLFPADQLLGDGLVDYLLGAEPGPGVFVIGHGDDPIQQPYLRYYKMGDGPFYVFYTPYHLCHLEVPITVARAVLFGDPAVTPLGGPVCEVITAAKRDLRPGETLDGIGGFTCYGLLENADPARRENLLPMGLALGCRLNRGIARDQVLTYGDVELPPGRLADQLRREQDALWAAPMTTEPRCRRSERSG from the coding sequence ATGATCATCGTCGACAGGGCTCTTCAAGAACGCGAACGCTCCGGATCGCCCATCCGAGTCGGTATGGTCGGGGCCGGCTTCATGGCTCGCGGCATCGCCTATCAGATCATCCGCCATACCCCCGGCATGCGACTGGCCGCCATCGCCAACCGCACCCTCGCAAACGCCGCTCACGCCTTCACCCAGGCCGGCCGGCATGATGTGCGAACCGTCGATAGCCTCAGCCAACTTCATGACGCCATCGCCCATGATGTTCCCGCCGTCACCGCTGATTCTTCCCTCCTCTGCCGCGCCGAACCTATCGACGCCATCATCGAGGTCACCGGGGACGTCGAACACGGGGCCCGGGTCGCCCTCCAGGCCTTCGAGCACAAGAAACACCTGATCCTCATGAATGCTGAGCTCGACGCCACGCTCGGGCCGATCCTCAAAACCCGCGCCGACCAAGCCGGCGTTGTCCTGACCGACGCCGACGGCGATCAGCCCGGCGTCATCATGAACCTTTACCGCTTCGTGCGGTCCATCGGCTATCGGCCCGTCCTGGCCGGCAATATCAAGGGCCTCCAGGACCCGTATCGCACCCCTGAAACCCAGAAGGCCTTCGCCGAAAAACACGGCCAGAAGCCGGCCATGGTCACCTCGTTCGCCGACGGCACCAAGATATCCATGGAAATGGCCGTCGTCGCCAACGCCACCGGCCTGCGCTGCGGCAAACGCGGCATGTACGGCCCGCGGGCCGCCCACGTCAACGACGCGCCGCGCCTCTTTCCCGCCGATCAGCTCCTCGGCGACGGCCTCGTCGACTACCTCCTCGGGGCCGAGCCGGGACCAGGCGTCTTTGTCATCGGCCACGGCGACGATCCCATTCAGCAGCCGTACCTGCGCTACTACAAGATGGGCGATGGACCGTTCTACGTTTTCTACACGCCATATCACCTCTGCCACCTGGAGGTTCCGATCACCGTCGCCCGCGCCGTCCTGTTTGGCGACCCGGCCGTCACCCCCCTCGGCGGCCCGGTCTGTGAAGTAATCACCGCCGCCAAACGCGACCTTCGGCCCGGCGAAACCCTCGACGGCATCGGCGGATTCACCTGCTACGGTTTGCTCGAAAACGCCGATCCGGCCCGACGGGAAAACCTCCTGCCCATGGGGCTGGCCCTCGGCTGCCGTCTGAACCGGGGCATTGCCAGAGATCAGGTCCTGACCTACGGCGACGTCGAACTCCCGCCCGGCCGCCTCGCTGACCAACTTCGCCGCGAGCAGGATGCCCTCTGGGCTGCGCCCATGACTACCGAACCCAGATGCCGTCGTTCAGAACGCAGCGGATAG
- a CDS encoding NAD-dependent epimerase/dehydratase family protein, with the protein MNWNQHRILVTGATGIVGSWVVKRLLAEKASVVCFIRDWDPRSELIRSGDVFKTTVVNGRLEHFPDVERAVNEHEIDTVIHLGAQTIVGTAFRNPWPTLEANIRGAYNLLEACRLHRDLVRRIVVASSDKAYGHPQTLPYTEDMPLVGRHPYDVSKSCADLLAAMYAETYGMPIAVARCGNIYGGGDLNWSRIVPGTIRSAHFGQRPVLRSDGRFIRDYIFVADIVEAYLRLAEHAERPDVRGHAFNFSPQSRVSVLDITNLILRIMERPDLEPVILDNAQGEIRDQYLDASKARRILQWTPAHSLDDGLLRTVAWYREFFAHPAATAGFQPLPAPPNPNP; encoded by the coding sequence ATGAACTGGAACCAACACCGCATTCTCGTCACCGGGGCCACCGGCATCGTCGGCTCGTGGGTCGTCAAACGCCTGCTCGCCGAGAAGGCCTCCGTCGTCTGCTTCATCCGCGACTGGGATCCGCGCTCGGAGTTGATCCGAAGCGGCGACGTATTCAAGACCACCGTGGTCAACGGGCGGCTCGAACACTTTCCCGACGTCGAACGCGCGGTTAACGAACACGAGATCGACACCGTCATCCACCTTGGAGCCCAGACCATCGTCGGCACCGCCTTTCGCAACCCATGGCCCACCCTCGAGGCCAACATCCGCGGCGCCTACAACCTTCTCGAAGCCTGCCGCCTCCACCGCGACCTCGTCCGCCGGATCGTCGTCGCCAGCAGCGACAAGGCCTACGGCCACCCGCAGACTCTCCCCTACACCGAAGACATGCCCCTGGTCGGCCGGCACCCTTACGACGTCAGCAAGAGCTGCGCCGATCTGCTGGCCGCCATGTACGCTGAGACCTACGGGATGCCCATCGCCGTCGCCCGCTGCGGCAACATCTACGGCGGGGGCGACCTGAACTGGAGCCGCATCGTCCCCGGCACCATCCGCTCCGCGCACTTCGGCCAGCGGCCCGTCCTCCGAAGCGACGGCCGGTTCATCCGCGACTACATCTTCGTCGCCGACATCGTCGAAGCGTATCTGCGCCTCGCCGAACACGCCGAACGGCCCGACGTCCGCGGCCACGCCTTCAACTTCAGCCCCCAATCCCGTGTCAGCGTGCTCGACATCACCAACCTGATCCTGCGGATCATGGAGCGGCCCGACCTCGAACCGGTCATCCTGGACAACGCCCAAGGCGAAATCCGCGACCAGTACCTCGATGCGTCAAAAGCCCGCCGGATCCTGCAATGGACGCCCGCCCACTCCCTCGACGATGGGCTGCTCCGCACCGTCGCCTGGTACCGTGAATTCTTCGCCCATCCCGCGGCGACCGCGGGTTTTCAGCCGTTGCCCGCTCCGCCAAACCCGAACCCATGA
- a CDS encoding glycosyltransferase — translation MRRICYIVADYPWPADSGVRQRQYQNLLGLSQCGDVDLLVLPWAPRPIPPPIASLCRRVFVQPRPDQSNASNVRARSRLGQLLCELGGDPLDQKKIASTPLLPEIREALKTPYDLVWIAKLRTALTLGHPGGPAAVLDLDDLEHCKVLRARAVYTSLFRKLRATVEARAWRRAELETLDRFGCVVVCSEDDRRYLNRPEKVAVVPNTVEVPDPVEFAPGVPGRMVFVGSMDYRPNDDAAWFFIRSILPRIRSRNSSAHVRIVGHNPSSALRELHNGRDVHVLGAVPDIGSCVAEAAISVVPLRIAGVTRLKILESLARKTPVVSTTVGNEGLDLEHRRHLLLADRPQAFADACLELLADESKRRDLAEAGHRQVAALYNRGLIAEHIANVVRKVENHVSTQR, via the coding sequence GTGCGACGAATCTGTTACATCGTCGCCGACTATCCCTGGCCTGCCGATTCCGGGGTCCGTCAGCGGCAATACCAGAATCTCCTGGGCCTCTCGCAATGCGGAGACGTCGATCTGCTTGTCCTGCCTTGGGCGCCGCGCCCAATTCCGCCGCCGATCGCCTCCCTTTGCCGCCGCGTGTTCGTTCAGCCCCGTCCGGACCAGTCCAACGCGTCGAACGTCCGAGCCCGTTCGCGGCTGGGCCAACTGCTCTGCGAGCTGGGCGGCGATCCGCTCGATCAGAAGAAGATCGCCTCCACCCCGCTGCTTCCGGAGATCCGGGAAGCGTTGAAGACCCCGTACGATCTGGTCTGGATCGCCAAACTCAGGACCGCTCTGACGCTGGGCCATCCCGGCGGGCCCGCCGCCGTTCTGGACCTCGATGACCTGGAGCACTGCAAAGTACTCCGGGCCCGCGCCGTGTACACCTCGCTGTTCAGGAAGCTGCGGGCAACGGTCGAGGCCCGGGCGTGGCGGCGGGCCGAACTGGAAACGCTGGACCGCTTCGGCTGTGTCGTGGTCTGCAGCGAGGACGACCGCCGCTACCTCAACCGACCGGAAAAGGTGGCGGTGGTGCCCAATACCGTCGAGGTTCCCGACCCCGTCGAGTTTGCCCCTGGCGTTCCCGGCCGCATGGTCTTCGTCGGCTCGATGGACTATCGCCCGAACGACGATGCCGCCTGGTTCTTCATTCGTTCCATCCTGCCCCGGATTCGCAGCCGGAACTCCAGCGCCCACGTCCGGATCGTCGGCCACAATCCCTCATCGGCTTTGCGCGAGCTCCACAACGGCCGCGACGTGCACGTGCTCGGCGCCGTTCCAGACATTGGATCCTGCGTCGCCGAGGCCGCGATTTCCGTCGTGCCCCTGCGAATCGCGGGTGTCACACGCCTCAAGATTCTCGAGTCGCTGGCCCGCAAGACTCCCGTCGTCAGCACGACCGTCGGAAACGAGGGTCTCGACCTGGAACACCGGCGCCATCTTCTTCTGGCCGACCGGCCGCAAGCGTTCGCCGACGCCTGTCTCGAACTGCTCGCCGACGAATCGAAGCGGCGGGATCTCGCCGAGGCCGGTCACCGCCAGGTCGCCGCCCTCTACAACCGAGGCCTGATCGCCGAACACATTGCTAACGTCGTTCGAAAGGTGGAAAACCATGTCTCTACCCAGCGATGA
- a CDS encoding glycosyltransferase family 4 protein — MSLPSDDFSGVDLRTGRDLRVLFLHRGRFSGSTESLIRAWRQNLPEADVTAIDTETVLGGPAFKLRALPVALLRGGPRVLVKGKGRLMDAVKNSEWFMRRMESSVLPLYRRNPSHFVVSIGTMTPIPPAHGPVFVYTDQPVLGNRYFTIGQERVDYWAECIPFEKQYLERAVRVFTMSTHAQSVLVKDYSLPADKAVCVGGGPNVSIHPHPDPKRFENKNILFVGIAWETKGGPELVKAFLKLYPRHPDATLTVVGCRPDVDHPAVRIVGRVPPAAVPEFYARAAIFCMPTHREAMGMVYLEAMHHGLPVVGTCRGPTPDYIIDGQTGFGVEPLDVDMLAARLDQLLANPERCRQMGRQGRTLAESRFTWDLTQRRMWTAIREALGLGSDG; from the coding sequence ATGTCTCTACCCAGCGATGATTTCTCCGGCGTCGACCTGCGGACCGGCCGCGACCTGCGCGTCCTGTTCCTGCATCGCGGACGCTTCTCCGGCTCCACCGAAAGCCTCATCCGGGCCTGGCGGCAGAATCTCCCCGAGGCCGACGTGACGGCCATCGACACCGAGACGGTTCTCGGCGGGCCGGCCTTCAAGCTTCGGGCTCTGCCCGTCGCCCTGTTGCGCGGCGGACCTCGCGTACTGGTCAAGGGCAAGGGCCGTCTGATGGACGCGGTCAAAAACTCCGAATGGTTCATGCGCCGCATGGAAAGCTCCGTCCTCCCGCTCTACCGCCGGAACCCTTCGCACTTCGTCGTCTCCATCGGCACGATGACGCCCATCCCTCCCGCCCACGGGCCGGTCTTCGTCTACACCGATCAGCCGGTCCTGGGCAACCGCTATTTCACCATCGGACAGGAACGGGTCGACTACTGGGCCGAGTGCATCCCGTTCGAAAAACAGTACCTCGAGCGGGCCGTCCGCGTCTTCACGATGAGCACCCACGCCCAATCCGTTCTCGTCAAGGACTACAGCCTGCCCGCCGACAAAGCCGTCTGTGTCGGAGGCGGCCCCAATGTTTCCATTCATCCCCATCCCGACCCGAAGCGGTTCGAGAACAAGAACATCCTTTTCGTGGGGATCGCCTGGGAGACCAAGGGCGGTCCGGAGCTCGTCAAGGCCTTCCTCAAGTTGTATCCGCGCCATCCGGACGCCACCCTGACCGTCGTCGGCTGTCGTCCAGACGTCGACCACCCGGCCGTCCGAATCGTCGGGCGGGTGCCTCCTGCCGCTGTTCCCGAGTTTTACGCCAGGGCGGCGATCTTTTGCATGCCGACCCACCGCGAAGCGATGGGAATGGTCTATCTGGAGGCCATGCACCACGGCCTGCCCGTCGTCGGCACCTGCCGCGGTCCCACTCCCGACTACATCATTGACGGACAGACCGGCTTTGGTGTAGAACCTCTGGATGTCGATATGCTCGCGGCGCGGCTGGACCAACTGCTGGCGAATCCCGAACGCTGCCGCCAAATGGGACGGCAGGGCCGCACGCTGGCCGAATCCCGCTTCACCTGGGACCTGACCCAGCGTCGAATGTGGACCGCCATCCGGGAGGCCCTCGGCCTCGGGAGCGACGGCTGA
- a CDS encoding glycosyltransferase family 2 protein → MKDERPDVSILITTYNRAESLRRTLTDIAALDRAGLEVEVIVADNNSTDQTRQVADAFARHMRLRYVFDPRPGQNFARNRALDQVPLGRIVAITDDDITPRRDWVRQIAAACDRWPGATVFGGRIHPVWPSPRRPSWTDFPDIQTFCFGVHDRGETEGLYVSGVTPFGGNCWFRSDIFAEGWRFSTGFGPRPKNRIMGGETTFLLRLSRAGHPIVYCPRAIVGHRLQPELLCERMVRRRAFRQGRMIAHTRGLPAPDLLARSPLLWRLRRYASLGWALLGYGASFLSLCPNRRIERAVQTLWDIGLDYESLRTVCGAVPELCSPSGIHRPLQPQPREGNLSAADQRQGGLR, encoded by the coding sequence ATGAAAGACGAGCGTCCGGATGTATCGATTCTGATCACCACCTACAACCGCGCCGAAAGTCTGCGCCGGACCCTGACGGACATCGCCGCCCTCGATCGGGCCGGACTTGAGGTCGAGGTGATCGTCGCCGACAACAACAGCACCGATCAAACCCGCCAGGTGGCCGACGCCTTTGCCCGCCACATGCGGCTGCGATACGTCTTCGACCCCCGCCCGGGCCAGAATTTCGCCCGGAACCGCGCCCTCGATCAGGTTCCTCTCGGCCGTATCGTGGCCATCACCGATGACGATATCACCCCTCGGCGGGATTGGGTTCGCCAGATCGCCGCCGCCTGCGACCGCTGGCCCGGTGCCACCGTCTTCGGCGGCAGAATCCACCCCGTCTGGCCCTCGCCCCGCCGGCCCTCCTGGACGGATTTCCCGGACATCCAGACCTTCTGTTTCGGCGTTCACGACCGGGGCGAGACCGAGGGCCTCTATGTCAGCGGGGTCACGCCCTTCGGCGGCAACTGCTGGTTCCGATCCGACATCTTCGCGGAGGGATGGCGATTTTCCACCGGCTTCGGACCTCGCCCCAAAAACCGCATCATGGGCGGCGAAACCACGTTTCTGCTCCGCCTGTCCCGCGCGGGACATCCGATCGTCTACTGCCCTCGGGCCATCGTGGGGCACCGCCTCCAGCCGGAACTCCTCTGCGAGCGGATGGTCCGCCGCCGGGCGTTTCGACAGGGACGCATGATCGCACACACCCGCGGCCTGCCCGCCCCCGACCTGCTGGCCCGCAGCCCTCTGCTCTGGCGACTCCGCCGCTATGCCTCCCTCGGGTGGGCCCTTCTCGGCTACGGCGCCAGCTTTCTCTCCCTCTGCCCCAACCGCCGAATCGAGCGGGCCGTGCAGACCCTCTGGGATATCGGGCTGGACTACGAATCCCTGCGCACCGTCTGCGGCGCCGTGCCGGAGCTCTGCTCGCCCTCCGGTATTCACCGGCCCTTGCAACCACAGCCGCGGGAAGGTAACCTGAGTGCGGCGGACCAACGACAAGGCGGGCTCCGTTGA